The Lewinellaceae bacterium genome includes a region encoding these proteins:
- a CDS encoding 4'-phosphopantetheinyl transferase superfamily protein produces MKKHLVLSARLSEELLRESPHLYLHFLPRQFRKDVLKYNRKRKQWLSFVGKLLLAQGLAIVEKKKLMEQPIQYTPKRRPFLDNTLDFNISHSNKRVICVIAPENRIGVDIQEKGDYRIEETSRFYFNDETREEIKTGTLNLVNLWCRTEAFSKAIGTGLDENIKKYSVLEASVIHEDTRWNFLKIPVDPAFECILVTDAIHPKIDFYEYRLQLEALRQANL; encoded by the coding sequence GTGAAGAAACATCTTGTATTATCGGCCAGATTAAGTGAGGAACTCCTTCGGGAGTCCCCTCATCTTTATCTTCACTTCCTGCCCCGACAATTCAGGAAGGATGTGCTAAAGTACAACAGGAAACGGAAGCAATGGCTCAGCTTTGTCGGGAAACTATTGCTGGCCCAGGGATTGGCCATTGTGGAGAAGAAAAAATTGATGGAACAGCCCATTCAATATACTCCAAAAAGGCGTCCTTTCCTTGACAATACCCTGGATTTCAATATCTCTCATTCCAATAAAAGAGTGATATGCGTCATTGCCCCCGAAAACCGCATTGGCGTGGATATCCAGGAAAAAGGAGATTATAGAATTGAAGAGACATCCCGGTTTTATTTTAACGATGAAACCCGGGAAGAAATCAAAACAGGAACCCTAAACCTGGTGAACCTGTGGTGCAGAACAGAGGCTTTTTCCAAAGCTATTGGTACAGGGCTTGATGAAAATATTAAAAAATACAGCGTTCTGGAAGCCTCCGTCATCCATGAAGATACCCGGTGGAACTTCCTGAAAATACCCGTCGATCCTGCTTTTGAGTGTATATTGGTAACCGATGCCATACATCCCAAAATCGATTTCTATGAATACCGGCTTCAACTTGAAGCGCTCCGACAGGCAAACTTATAA
- a CDS encoding glycosyltransferase family 4 protein, with protein MNLKVLVISDYRDTVSVRPEAELFIGLAREGVEVTVMTYGEAVYVEAFRSAGIKVIDFHPRHKFDKEEIRFIRHELTTGGYHVMHLFNGKAIVSGLRAARKLNVKVVLYRGYTGNIHWYDPTAYFKYLSPRVDKIFCIADATRDLIKRNRLFGKDKPVTITKGHNLEWYDGIEPAGLSELNLPNDAFIVTNVCNARPMKGISYLLRSASHISADLPIHYLLVGRNLDTPENRKIISGSPNRDKIHFLGFRKDVLNVVKASDAFVLSSLYGEATTKAVIEAMSLGICPLITDIPGNKGLVIHEECGLVFPSKDPKAIAEAILTVYHDPEKRRLFAKNARKQIDTNFNIKNTIRNTKLLYEELRDSLNS; from the coding sequence GTGAATTTAAAAGTATTGGTAATCAGTGATTACAGGGATACGGTTTCGGTGCGTCCGGAAGCGGAATTGTTTATCGGCCTGGCCCGGGAAGGGGTAGAAGTGACCGTAATGACTTATGGTGAAGCCGTTTATGTCGAGGCTTTCCGGTCTGCCGGTATAAAAGTTATCGATTTCCATCCCAGACATAAATTTGATAAAGAGGAGATTCGGTTTATTCGACATGAACTCACCACTGGAGGGTATCACGTGATGCACCTTTTTAACGGGAAGGCCATAGTCTCAGGCCTTCGGGCGGCGAGGAAGCTGAACGTTAAAGTGGTGCTTTACCGCGGTTATACCGGGAATATCCATTGGTACGACCCAACGGCCTATTTTAAATATCTCAGTCCCAGGGTGGACAAAATATTCTGTATCGCCGACGCTACCCGGGACCTGATCAAACGCAACCGGTTATTCGGTAAAGATAAACCAGTTACCATCACCAAAGGGCACAACCTGGAGTGGTATGATGGCATAGAACCTGCCGGACTTTCCGAATTGAACCTGCCCAACGATGCTTTTATTGTTACCAACGTCTGTAATGCCAGACCCATGAAGGGCATTTCCTATTTGCTTAGGTCTGCAAGCCATATTTCCGCTGATTTGCCCATCCATTATTTACTTGTGGGCAGGAATCTGGATACCCCGGAAAACAGAAAGATCATTTCGGGAAGCCCCAACCGGGACAAGATTCATTTTCTTGGTTTTCGCAAAGATGTGCTTAATGTGGTAAAGGCCAGTGATGCTTTTGTGTTGTCTTCTTTGTACGGGGAAGCTACGACCAAAGCGGTCATTGAAGCCATGAGCCTCGGCATCTGTCCACTGATCACGGATATTCCGGGTAACAAAGGACTGGTCATCCATGAGGAATGCGGCCTGGTGTTCCCTTCAAAAGATCCAAAAGCCATCGCTGAGGCCATTTTAACGGTGTATCACGATCCGGAAAAGCGCAGGCTTTTTGCCAAAAATGCCCGGAAACAGATTGATACAAATTTCAATATCAAAAATACCATCAGGAATACAAAATTACTTTATGAGGAGCTACGAGACTCCCTCAACTCCTAA
- a CDS encoding arginase family protein: MTKNRITALQKSSFVHIKKEAQGFKIINKITGKQFLVDQNTIEVINQFEQPTTLEQCGFNEGIEASIHYLVDHGILVPFTHKAAALNKRQLVSQKLFGVREYNEKIKENNIVFLGIPFGSGNPVSADSWKFPDYLRMFLEKKINLSGTRKINPKILGSGIPMDKLNRLIAQNSMSDAGNVYVHGFETRKAIYEKITFLYDEIVSMGHLPFTLGGDHSITYPILRSVAKTHESFNVLHFDAHTDIYSSSFDEILALNGLHHHGNFVSHCVKLPQLKKYYQFGIRGFSNAYTENIPEKVESYWTQDVKELIRGTQDIHLPEDEKYYITFDIDVLDPLIAPATGTPEPNGLQVDDIINLFKKLDLGNKNIIGVDFVEVNPSRDLNNTTTLLATQLILNLLNFLEV; encoded by the coding sequence ATGACCAAAAACAGAATCACTGCCCTGCAGAAGTCTTCTTTTGTCCACATCAAAAAAGAAGCCCAGGGTTTTAAAATTATCAACAAGATAACCGGAAAGCAATTCCTCGTGGATCAAAACACCATTGAGGTAATCAATCAGTTTGAGCAGCCTACAACACTTGAGCAATGTGGATTCAATGAAGGCATAGAGGCTTCTATCCATTACCTTGTCGACCATGGGATACTGGTTCCTTTCACCCACAAAGCTGCGGCACTAAACAAGAGGCAGCTCGTCTCCCAAAAATTGTTCGGAGTCAGGGAGTACAATGAAAAAATTAAAGAGAATAATATCGTTTTCCTGGGTATCCCTTTTGGTTCAGGGAATCCGGTAAGTGCTGACAGTTGGAAATTCCCTGATTATCTTCGGATGTTCCTCGAAAAAAAAATAAACCTGAGCGGGACAAGAAAGATCAATCCTAAAATCCTGGGCAGCGGTATTCCAATGGACAAACTCAACCGGTTAATCGCCCAAAATTCAATGAGCGATGCGGGAAATGTTTACGTGCACGGTTTTGAAACACGGAAAGCCATTTATGAAAAAATAACGTTTCTCTATGACGAGATAGTCTCAATGGGACACCTTCCTTTTACCCTTGGCGGAGATCACTCCATCACTTACCCCATCCTTCGCAGTGTTGCCAAAACCCATGAGTCTTTTAACGTCCTGCATTTTGATGCCCATACGGACATTTACAGTTCTTCGTTTGATGAAATCCTGGCCTTGAACGGCCTGCACCATCACGGCAATTTTGTTTCCCATTGTGTAAAATTACCCCAGCTGAAAAAATATTATCAATTTGGCATTCGGGGATTTTCAAATGCCTACACTGAAAATATTCCGGAAAAAGTAGAAAGTTACTGGACGCAGGATGTAAAAGAACTGATCCGTGGAACCCAAGACATCCACCTTCCAGAAGATGAAAAATATTACATCACCTTTGACATTGACGTGCTGGATCCCCTTATCGCACCGGCGACGGGCACCCCCGAACCCAACGGACTCCAGGTTGATGATATCATCAACCTGTTCAAAAAACTTGACCTGGGCAACAAAAATATCATAGGAGTAGACTTTGTTGAGGTAAACCCTTCAAGAGACCTTAACAACACCACTACCCTACTCGCTACCCAGCTCATCCTCAATCTCCTGAATTTTCTGGAGGTTTGA
- a CDS encoding glycosyltransferase family 2 protein, with protein MDISLVIPLFNEEESLPELEAWIRRVMEENHYSYEIVLVDDGSKDGSWSIVEDLAAKNPCVKGIQFRRNYGKSPALNTGFKVAEGNVVITMDADLQDSPDEIPGLYKMIMEEGFDMVSGWKKTRHDPISKTLPSKLFNYVMRKASGIYLHDFNCGLKAYKNDVVKSIEVSGEMHRQIPILAKWAGFTKIGEKVVDHRARKYGYSKYGVSRIITGFLDLLSLMFVGKFGKRPMHFFGTLGTLSFFLGFLILIYLSFEKFFYNEYGMADRPLFFFGIVMLIIGTQLFVTGFLAELVIRNAPDRNNYLVAKRIGERQKTKG; from the coding sequence ATGGATATTTCATTAGTTATTCCTTTGTTTAATGAAGAAGAGTCTTTGCCGGAGCTGGAAGCCTGGATTCGTCGGGTAATGGAAGAGAATCATTATTCTTATGAGATCGTTCTGGTTGATGATGGCAGTAAGGATGGTTCATGGAGCATTGTGGAAGATCTGGCGGCTAAAAATCCATGTGTAAAAGGGATTCAGTTTCGAAGAAATTATGGGAAGTCTCCTGCGTTAAATACAGGCTTCAAAGTGGCCGAAGGTAATGTCGTCATCACCATGGATGCGGATTTGCAGGATAGCCCGGATGAGATTCCCGGATTGTACAAGATGATCATGGAAGAAGGGTTTGATATGGTATCCGGCTGGAAAAAAACACGCCATGATCCTATTTCAAAGACTTTGCCTTCTAAATTGTTTAATTATGTGATGCGCAAGGCGAGTGGTATTTACCTGCACGATTTCAACTGCGGGTTGAAGGCTTACAAAAACGATGTGGTCAAAAGTATTGAAGTTTCCGGAGAGATGCATCGCCAGATTCCTATCCTTGCCAAATGGGCAGGATTTACCAAAATAGGAGAGAAGGTGGTCGATCATCGCGCCCGGAAATACGGCTATAGTAAATATGGAGTGTCGCGGATCATTACCGGTTTCCTGGATTTGTTGTCCCTGATGTTCGTGGGCAAATTCGGAAAACGACCCATGCATTTTTTTGGCACCCTGGGCACATTGTCCTTTTTTCTTGGGTTTTTAATACTCATTTACCTGTCTTTCGAAAAGTTTTTTTACAACGAATACGGGATGGCAGATCGTCCTTTGTTTTTCTTTGGCATTGTGATGCTGATCATCGGAACCCAGTTGTTTGTGACCGGATTTCTTGCCGAACTGGTGATAAGAAACGCCCCGGACCGAAATAACTACCTGGTGGCCAAACGTATTGGAGAAAGGCAAAAAACTAAAGGTTAA
- a CDS encoding DUF4199 domain-containing protein — MDSKLKYGIIAGISTVVLFLLFYFSEPAWMLSPGLWWGSLIIYIWAMYRVAREPAKIGVRLGLREAFGVFAVANLVFYVFYYFQFTTFAPELAPLQADLMQQSDIYTNEQKAAIDTAVTVRNIIFSYAYSLLGGFILALGLSAFLNRV; from the coding sequence ATGGATTCAAAATTAAAATACGGAATAATAGCAGGAATCAGCACCGTGGTGTTGTTCCTGCTATTTTATTTTTCAGAGCCTGCATGGATGCTTTCCCCGGGGTTGTGGTGGGGGTCACTGATTATTTATATCTGGGCCATGTACCGCGTGGCCAGGGAGCCTGCAAAAATTGGTGTCCGATTAGGATTGAGAGAAGCTTTCGGCGTTTTTGCCGTCGCTAATCTGGTCTTTTATGTATTTTATTATTTCCAATTTACGACCTTTGCTCCTGAACTGGCACCATTACAAGCTGACCTGATGCAACAAAGTGATATCTATACCAATGAGCAGAAAGCGGCCATCGATACGGCCGTTACGGTAAGGAATATTATTTTTAGCTATGCATACAGCTTGTTGGGAGGATTTATACTTGCGCTTGGATTGTCTGCGTTTTTGAACAGGGTTTAA
- a CDS encoding DUF4199 domain-containing protein encodes MSNVLDTPPSTDPSSVSYMQTVLRYGVIGAMITIIFGLIGNLTGLSSPCNGIAMTAIFGLVSIVIYIGVLVYGIRKHRDDELGGYISFGRAFLVGFLIAIIMTIIGQIFNYVYFNYIDSELLSNSMDCIREMYEKMGMDEATIEEAMSKAGDQMDKQKSLVGALPMALGINAVVAAIVGLIMKKSVPETM; translated from the coding sequence ATGAGTAATGTATTAGATACACCTCCATCTACGGATCCTTCCTCCGTTTCTTACATGCAGACCGTGCTTCGTTACGGTGTTATCGGTGCTATGATCACCATTATCTTCGGCCTTATTGGAAATTTGACCGGCCTTTCAAGTCCATGTAATGGTATTGCCATGACGGCCATTTTTGGCCTGGTATCCATCGTGATTTATATCGGGGTTTTGGTTTATGGTATCCGGAAACACCGGGATGATGAACTCGGAGGATATATTTCCTTCGGAAGAGCTTTTCTGGTTGGATTTTTGATTGCCATAATAATGACTATCATTGGTCAGATTTTCAACTATGTCTATTTCAACTATATCGATTCGGAATTATTGTCAAATTCTATGGATTGTATCCGGGAAATGTATGAAAAGATGGGCATGGATGAAGCGACCATAGAAGAAGCCATGTCCAAAGCCGGAGATCAGATGGACAAACAAAAGAGCCTTGTGGGTGCTTTGCCGATGGCCCTGGGAATCAATGCTGTAGTAGCGGCGATTGTAGGGTTAATCATGAAGAAAAGTGTTCCTGAAACCATGTAA
- a CDS encoding SDR family oxidoreductase: MRFALVTGGSRGIGRATCLELAEQGYNIILNYRSNEEAALEAKALVEKKNVRVDLLKFDISDPSQVDEKLMNWMDNNTDCSIDVLINNAGTRKDNLFIWIDKNEWDHVINTNVTGFYNVSRHVLKKMVLQRRGRIINIVSNSAHHGMKGQTHYSASKAALIAATKALSKEVGKRNITVNAISPGYIQTEMIQDLDEEKIKNFIPLNRFGQPEEVADLIGFLVSDKASYITGQVLSVDGGGIDF; encoded by the coding sequence ATGAGGTTTGCCCTGGTAACCGGCGGATCGAGAGGTATCGGCAGGGCAACCTGCCTGGAACTTGCAGAACAAGGTTATAATATCATCCTCAACTACCGGTCGAATGAAGAGGCAGCCCTGGAAGCCAAGGCGCTGGTGGAAAAGAAGAATGTAAGGGTGGATCTGTTGAAATTTGACATCTCAGACCCATCCCAGGTAGACGAAAAACTCATGAATTGGATGGACAACAATACGGATTGCAGCATTGATGTCCTCATCAATAATGCCGGAACCCGAAAAGACAACCTTTTCATTTGGATCGATAAGAATGAATGGGACCATGTGATCAATACCAATGTAACCGGATTTTACAATGTATCCCGCCATGTGCTCAAGAAGATGGTACTCCAGCGAAGAGGGCGAATCATTAACATCGTATCCAACTCGGCCCACCATGGCATGAAAGGGCAAACCCACTATTCAGCCTCAAAAGCCGCCCTCATTGCTGCGACCAAAGCATTGTCGAAAGAAGTGGGAAAACGAAACATTACCGTAAATGCCATTTCCCCCGGATACATACAGACCGAAATGATCCAGGATCTGGACGAAGAAAAAATAAAAAATTTCATCCCCCTGAATCGATTTGGTCAACCCGAAGAAGTTGCCGACCTGATAGGGTTCCTGGTTTCAGACAAGGCCAGTTATATTACCGGACAGGTCTTGTCGGTGGACGGAGGTGGAATTGACTTTTAA
- a CDS encoding DUF2141 domain-containing protein, producing MIKGLILAALGSFLLPLNFNSDYSAEMLNKTTGTLNLEIKNIKNKKGKIRITVFDNQKDFLKKGDEIPVKVNNTGSIKVNLDDLPFGTYAISIFHDLNNNGKLDVNFFGIPEEPYGFSNNIRPRFRAPKYNESEFTFNREGQSVDIKLGSAF from the coding sequence ATGATCAAAGGACTAATTTTAGCCGCCCTGGGTAGTTTTTTACTCCCCCTCAATTTTAACAGCGATTATTCGGCAGAAATGTTGAATAAAACCACCGGGACGCTCAATCTGGAAATCAAAAATATCAAAAATAAGAAAGGTAAAATCCGCATTACTGTTTTTGATAATCAAAAGGATTTCCTGAAAAAAGGGGATGAAATTCCGGTAAAAGTTAACAATACAGGAAGTATTAAAGTGAATCTTGACGACCTGCCATTCGGAACCTATGCCATAAGTATTTTTCACGATTTGAATAATAATGGCAAACTGGACGTGAATTTCTTCGGCATCCCGGAAGAACCCTACGGATTCTCCAACAATATAAGGCCGAGATTCAGAGCGCCTAAATACAATGAATCCGAATTCACTTTCAACCGCGAAGGGCAGTCGGTGGATATCAAACTGGGAAGTGCCTTTTAA
- a CDS encoding glycosyltransferase: MSKRILIMPDGNWLSHTSRALEIAKVLRETGHEVIFAIDGPYTRLAQENGFEIITIQTIDPERILACSRDSRTNWYEYDFIKTSVEAELKLFDELRPNLVLMDFRLTLSISCELANIPLAVILNTSWTNFYTVNHGAPESHGLSKIFDKSITDQYASLLRKKILERDNRPFNKFRKEVGLPPRENILDTWRGDLNLLADLPEYGPTENLPGHYKYIGPIVWEPEIELPDWYESLDPQKPTLYFSMGSTGFKRFFDQAVEIFKNSDYQCIMTTAGMVKIPDVPDNFFVVDYAPGSKIMEISDVVICHGGNGTVYQAMIQGTPIIGIPTMHDQEFNLDRVESLGIGIRLSEVNYQPEHLEAAVKKVLAEKHFKENALRFKNMLKDFNGPLAGAQLIDAFLHGNPLPDTKVIKARKASVATV; the protein is encoded by the coding sequence ATGAGTAAAAGAATCCTGATAATGCCGGATGGCAACTGGTTGTCACACACTTCCCGTGCATTGGAAATAGCAAAAGTACTTAGGGAAACCGGTCATGAAGTCATATTCGCAATAGATGGACCTTACACCAGACTTGCACAGGAAAATGGCTTTGAGATCATCACGATCCAAACGATCGACCCAGAAAGGATATTGGCTTGCTCCAGGGATAGCAGAACCAACTGGTACGAATACGATTTCATCAAAACTTCTGTCGAAGCAGAACTCAAGTTATTCGATGAACTCCGGCCCAACCTGGTTTTGATGGACTTCAGACTCACGCTCAGCATTTCATGTGAACTGGCAAATATTCCGTTAGCCGTAATCCTCAATACCTCCTGGACCAACTTTTACACAGTAAACCACGGAGCTCCGGAATCACATGGTCTTTCAAAAATCTTTGACAAAAGCATTACAGACCAATATGCCTCGCTGCTGAGGAAAAAGATTCTGGAAAGAGATAACAGGCCATTCAACAAATTCCGCAAGGAAGTCGGGCTGCCACCCCGCGAGAACATTCTCGACACCTGGCGTGGCGATCTGAACTTGTTGGCTGACCTTCCAGAATACGGGCCCACAGAAAACCTGCCGGGTCACTACAAATACATCGGCCCCATTGTTTGGGAGCCTGAGATTGAGCTACCGGATTGGTATGAATCCCTTGATCCGCAAAAACCGACCCTCTATTTTTCGATGGGCAGCACCGGATTCAAGCGTTTCTTTGACCAGGCGGTAGAGATCTTTAAAAATTCTGACTACCAATGCATAATGACCACCGCCGGGATGGTAAAAATCCCGGATGTACCCGATAACTTCTTTGTGGTGGATTATGCCCCGGGCAGCAAAATTATGGAGATCAGCGACGTGGTGATTTGTCATGGTGGAAACGGAACGGTTTACCAGGCAATGATCCAGGGAACACCCATCATCGGGATTCCTACCATGCACGACCAGGAATTCAACCTGGACAGGGTAGAAAGTTTAGGAATAGGCATCCGGTTAAGTGAAGTGAATTATCAACCCGAACACCTGGAAGCCGCAGTTAAAAAAGTATTGGCCGAAAAGCATTTCAAAGAAAATGCTTTGAGATTTAAAAATATGCTTAAGGACTTTAACGGTCCGCTCGCCGGAGCCCAATTAATCGATGCCTTTTTACACGGGAATCCATTACCGGATACAAAAGTCATCAAAGCAAGAAAGGCCTCCGTCGCCACTGTTTGA
- a CDS encoding glycosyltransferase, whose translation MELKKIVLLTPAHPLRGGIAASSERLALELNHLGYEVVVVSFRLQYPNFLFPGATQFTDDPPPENVRIETRLNSVNPFNWLMTGLYLKKLCPDLLIIRYWLPFMGPSLGTVARIARSNKKTKVIALADNIIPHEKRPGDVLFTRYFCKSVNGFLVMSRSVGEDAGRFAPQKPVVYSPHPIFDNYGPIVSRKEALEQLQLSKEVRYLLFFGFIRDYKGLDLLLEAIRDERIKALPVKLIIAGEFYGDKEKYLQLIQKFDLQDKVVLHNHFIPNEQVKYYFGASDLVVQPYKSATQSGISQLAYHFETPMVVTRVGGLPEIVENGKVGYVVEVNAAAVAEAVLDFFEKENLDKMTQGVRENKGLFMWDKMVMALVDLFGRL comes from the coding sequence ATGGAATTAAAAAAGATAGTACTGTTAACTCCGGCACACCCGCTTCGTGGAGGCATTGCTGCTTCCTCCGAGCGTCTGGCTCTGGAACTCAACCACCTTGGATATGAAGTGGTGGTGGTCTCTTTCCGCTTGCAGTATCCGAATTTTCTCTTCCCGGGAGCCACTCAATTTACGGATGACCCACCCCCTGAAAATGTCAGGATCGAAACCCGTTTGAATTCGGTTAATCCGTTCAACTGGCTGATGACCGGGTTGTATTTGAAAAAATTGTGCCCTGACCTGCTCATCATCAGGTACTGGTTGCCCTTTATGGGCCCTTCCCTGGGAACCGTGGCACGGATTGCCCGTTCCAATAAAAAGACCAAAGTCATTGCCCTGGCCGATAATATCATTCCCCATGAAAAGAGACCCGGAGATGTCTTGTTTACAAGATATTTTTGTAAAAGTGTAAATGGTTTTCTCGTGATGTCCCGGTCTGTTGGAGAGGATGCAGGGAGGTTTGCTCCCCAAAAACCTGTGGTTTATTCCCCTCATCCCATTTTTGATAATTACGGGCCCATCGTTTCCAGAAAGGAAGCACTTGAACAGTTACAACTTTCAAAGGAGGTTCGGTATCTTCTTTTTTTTGGATTTATCAGGGACTATAAAGGACTGGATCTTTTGCTGGAAGCCATTAGAGATGAGCGGATTAAGGCCCTTCCCGTAAAATTGATTATTGCCGGGGAATTTTACGGCGATAAAGAAAAATATTTGCAGCTGATCCAAAAATTTGACCTTCAGGATAAGGTTGTTTTGCACAACCACTTTATTCCCAACGAACAGGTAAAATACTATTTTGGTGCCTCCGACCTGGTGGTGCAACCCTATAAATCTGCTACTCAAAGCGGTATTTCCCAACTGGCTTACCATTTTGAAACGCCAATGGTGGTCACCAGGGTCGGCGGATTGCCGGAAATCGTGGAAAATGGAAAGGTGGGGTATGTCGTGGAGGTAAATGCTGCGGCCGTAGCGGAAGCCGTGCTGGATTTTTTCGAAAAGGAAAACCTCGATAAAATGACGCAAGGGGTTCGGGAAAATAAAGGGCTGTTTATGTGGGATAAGATGGTAATGGCTTTGGTAGATTTGTTTGGCCGGCTTTAG
- a CDS encoding ABC transporter ATP-binding protein → MSKSKVTITQVFKQIIWPHRYLVLVGLILIIISRAASLVTPWASKYLMDDVIVNGDIQMLKKLILYIVIAIIIQSVTSFALTRLLSVQAQHLISRLRVQVQQKVLSLPINFFDNNKSGALVSRIMSDVEGVRNLIGTGLVQLFGGVLTAVASLVLLIQISPKMTLYVLVPVIIFGIISLKAFSYIRPIFRSRSIINSQVTGRLTETLNGVRVIKGFNAEKQESTTFEEGVEKLFLNVKKSLTSTALVTSAATLLLGLASAGIMGIGGYMIVQNELTIGEFLSFTLYLGFMISPIVQMSNIGSQLTEAFAGLDRTEELMNMSSEDDNPERTLQMEKIHGDILFDNVSFAYEKGSEVLHNISFSAPSGSVTALVGTSGSGKSTIAGLVATFLTPQQGTISVDGVDLSKMVLNNYRNHLGVVLQDDFLFEGTIRENILFPRPDASEQDLLHAVKTAHVNEFTDRFEEGLDTLIGERGVKLSGGQRQRIAIARAVLADPKILILDEATSNLDTESEAFIQASLSELMEGRTTFVIAHRLSTIRKADQILVIEQGKIAEQGTHDELIARQGRYYELFTYQARI, encoded by the coding sequence ATGAGCAAATCTAAAGTAACCATAACCCAGGTATTCAAACAGATCATCTGGCCTCACCGATACCTGGTACTCGTTGGTTTAATATTGATCATTATAAGCAGGGCCGCCAGTCTGGTAACTCCATGGGCAAGCAAATATTTAATGGATGATGTTATTGTCAACGGGGACATTCAAATGTTGAAAAAGCTGATCCTGTATATCGTTATTGCTATTATCATTCAATCGGTAACGTCCTTCGCTCTAACCAGGTTATTGAGTGTACAGGCCCAGCACCTGATCTCCAGGCTGAGGGTGCAGGTGCAGCAAAAAGTACTTTCCCTACCGATCAATTTTTTTGACAATAATAAATCCGGAGCTTTGGTATCCAGGATCATGAGTGACGTGGAAGGCGTGAGAAACCTCATAGGCACCGGGCTCGTACAGTTGTTTGGTGGCGTGTTGACCGCTGTGGCTTCCCTGGTTTTATTGATACAAATAAGCCCGAAAATGACCCTTTATGTGTTGGTTCCCGTAATCATTTTTGGAATTATTTCACTCAAAGCATTCAGCTACATCCGCCCTATTTTCAGATCGAGGAGTATCATCAATTCACAAGTTACGGGCCGCCTGACCGAGACCCTGAACGGAGTCAGAGTGATCAAAGGTTTTAACGCAGAAAAACAGGAATCCACCACTTTTGAAGAAGGTGTGGAAAAACTCTTTTTAAACGTCAAAAAGAGTCTCACTTCCACCGCATTGGTCACCAGTGCCGCAACGCTTTTATTAGGGCTGGCTTCAGCAGGAATAATGGGCATTGGCGGTTATATGATTGTCCAAAATGAGCTGACCATCGGGGAATTCCTATCCTTCACATTATACCTCGGATTTATGATTAGCCCAATTGTTCAGATGAGTAATATCGGCAGTCAGCTCACCGAAGCTTTTGCCGGACTGGATCGAACCGAAGAACTGATGAACATGTCGTCAGAAGATGACAATCCGGAAAGGACCCTTCAGATGGAAAAAATCCATGGGGATATCCTTTTCGATAATGTTTCCTTTGCCTATGAAAAAGGGAGTGAGGTATTGCACAACATTAGTTTTTCAGCACCATCAGGCAGTGTCACGGCCCTGGTAGGCACTTCCGGCTCCGGCAAGTCTACCATTGCAGGACTGGTGGCTACATTTTTGACACCTCAGCAAGGAACGATTTCGGTCGATGGGGTCGATCTGTCTAAAATGGTACTCAACAACTATCGCAATCATCTTGGGGTGGTATTGCAGGATGATTTTTTATTTGAAGGAACGATCAGGGAAAATATCCTTTTTCCGCGCCCGGATGCTTCGGAGCAGGACTTATTACATGCCGTAAAAACAGCCCATGTGAATGAATTTACCGATCGCTTTGAAGAAGGGTTGGACACGCTCATCGGCGAGCGCGGGGTAAAACTCTCTGGCGGTCAGCGCCAGCGCATCGCTATTGCCCGGGCCGTTTTGGCCGACCCGAAAATACTGATTCTCGACGAGGCCACTTCCAACCTGGACACGGAAAGTGAAGCTTTTATCCAGGCCAGTCTCTCTGAATTGATGGAAGGCAGAACCACCTTCGTGATCGCTCACCGACTGAGTACCATCCGAAAAGCGGATCAGATCCTGGTCATTGAACAAGGAAAAATTGCCGAACAGGGAACGCACGATGAACTGATTGCACGTCAGGGCAGGTATTACGAACTGTTTACCTACCAGGCGCGGATTTAA